ATTGACATTTATAGTGTAAAGAGTAGTGGATTAAGAAATGCTCCTCTCTGCAGATACAGGCTTTTTAGGCTATCAGCACCACTTCTGTCATATTTTGACAGATGCACAATTTTGGGATGTTATTAATTCTTGTTTTCAGAACTCTTGAGGCTTCCTTAATTCAGCATTGCAGGAGAACTACATGTTCTAGTGCGAGTGCCACCATCTGCATCCCTGAATCTAAGGGGTGTATTACTTTTTGAGGGCAAAGCCACACTGGACTGCAGTTCAGAGCGGAGAGGCAGAAAGGTACCAGGTGAAGGCTTTGTCTGGAGAGCTGGATCACAGCCTCGTACTGCAATGAAGAAGCTGTGAATTACAACCGAGCTGTCCTGGCAAAGCCATGTCAGGGAAGCTTGTGTATCTTCCAGTTGCTTCATCCCCAGAGCTGGCTACTTCAGTGTAACTACTTCCTTTCTTGAGTGCAACGGGTCAAACCTGAATCCACAAAACATGCAGGCAGTAAACACAGAATGATCTTCACAAGCAGGGTGCTCCTGGCACAGAAAGAACCCCAGATTTTTCACACAGTAACTGGTTATGGAAGAGCAAAGGCAGTTGTGTGCACAGAGTTAACTCCCAAACTGCATGCACCTGGGCTTTCCTTTTCACAAGTCTCACCACAGTTTTACTTTACTCATCTGAGTAAATTTCAACTTGGCCAATCCAAAGCTGTGTGAAGAATACAGTATCCCTTCCAGGCTCATTGCTCTGTTTCTCAGTTATTGATGTGCATTGCTCAGATGTTGCAGCATTAGGtgcacttttaaaatgcaatgaaaacaCTTGTGTCTAGAAGACTGCAAGGAAACAGCTCTAAAgggctttggattttttttattttcttgaaaacatcACTTAAGGCTGCGGATGACAGTTCTGGCAGATTAGATCCTAGACTTCACACAGCATGAGGTGAATATTAACTACAGCTTCGTGTCATCCTTATGCAACAGGGTAAATAGGCACCATCATTCCTGCTTTAGAAATAGGAAGCCAAGTCAGAGAATACCAGTCGGTTAACTAAAGCCATATGGTAATAGTCATATGGGAGTGCAGGAACTGCCCCACACAATGTTTTCaagaagctgctgctcagagatGTCAGCTGGACAGACATGAACTGGTGAATAAATTGTGGGGAGAGGCAGGAACTGTCCCCTGCCCTCATCTTCCAGGGCGGGGAAGCCCAAACACTACCCATGATCAGGGTTCCCAGCAGCATCAAGAGGCACGTACATCTGCAAAGGCTGTTAGAGATGGTGGAAGGGGTCATCCAGCAAGTTGACACTGCTCTGTCACAGATCAGAAGAAAAAGTCCAAGACTGACAGGCAGGAGAAGCAGGACACTTTGATAGAGAGACAGACAATGAGTGAAATAATGGAGGCTGGGTGTCAAATGGTAGTTAAAAGGAATCAGCAGGGACCTTGTGCCTTCATGACTCTTACGCAGTTGAAGCTCTGACAAGAACATAGGCCGATACGTGACATTTACAGCGAGGAGGCGGCATTATTCCCTGCTTTGCTAGGACAGACCTAAATAACGAGGGGAAACAGCCAGAGGTCTTGGATGGATCAAGCGGCAGCAGGAGGAAGGCCAAGGGTTCACAGCTCTCTTGAACACACCTTCAAGGACAGAGGGAAGAtgacagcagagccaggaggaggagagacacTCAGCTGCATCATCACCTATAGATATCCACGTCCCACCCCAGCTGCAAAGGGAGGGTGGTAGGAGAAAGGCTACTTTTGCTCTCCCTTCTCTCCACAGTGAAGGATGTCTTCACAGTTGATCAAAAGAGCTTGGGTGCAAGGATGGAGATGCGACTAAGGGAATTCTCATGGAAGTGGCCTGTTTGTGCACTGCCTCAATCTTTACAGCAGTGCTGGGCCCAGCCTCAGAACAGCTCAGGCTTGGCTTAGTCTAGGTCAGTGCTTTTGAGGCTTCTCTTTCCATGTCTCACTAGAGGCAGCTAAAGccagccctgcacagcagcaCCCTGTACCACAGGGAAGCAAAGCAAGGAGATTATGCTAAGCAGGCAATTAAAAAGCCTGGAGTCCATCCCGTAAATCGCTGCTCAAAGCAGAGAGGTTCTGTGAAAGGAAGAGCAGCCAAGAGATACCCGACTCATGGCTAATTAGCCACTACTGGCAGGGCCTGTTAATGAAGGGGGGGATGCACAGCGATGAGAGTCTCTGGCATCAGGAAAATTTTACATTTGGAggcaaattaaatgtaaaaacaagagggagagggggagaaagctGGTAATTCCCCAGAGACAGGCAGGGAGTAGTGGGCATCCCTTATTACTGAAATCCTGTCTGACTCTTGCtgtctcctcccagcctctctccATAGCATGGACACAAGGAGATGAGGCTGGGACTCCACAAACCTAAACATTTTGGGGCTGAACAAGCTCCTCCAAACCCTACAAAGCTAACAAGAGGTCAATCACCTCTGTGGCTGCTGCAAGCCCCATCAGAGCAACTATCATGAGCCTTTACACCCCTTCCCTGCAGCCACCAAAGAATTCAGCTGATGAGCAAGAAGCTGAAGGGATTCAGTGCTAATAAAAAAGTGTGCTGAGCCCTCAGCTTCATGGACTCAAAGAAGCACCTAGAAGAGGGCCTAAGGGTTAGGCTCCTTGGGACAGGTCCTGGAGACAAACAACTAGCAATTAATTTCAGGTCTAATTGTTTCATCTCAAGACAGCTCTGAATTTGCTTACATTAGCTGAGTTCTGAGGAGGCAGGAACAGCGACAGAGCTTTATGTGGGGAGAGGAAGATTTTTACCCCAGAAAAAAGCCAAGGGAGGTGCGAGATGGTCTCATCCCTTTCCTGGCCCACATTTCTGATTGAGAGATAGAAAGCCGCCTTCTGACACCTGCAGGTCCCTCAGACCCTTACGCTGTCTGGACTGATCCTTGGTGGATCTCACATAGCCAGGCTCATGGTGCAGCCTGGGGACTTCTGGCCCACTGAAGAGTAGAGCTGGTACCTAGGGAAGGGTAACTGGGAAAAAGGGCAGACCCCAAGGAGGGCGTTGGGAACGATGCAAGGAACAACTTGTTTCACTTGGGAAACAAGGAGATGGACCTAGAAGAGCTGTCATCCCTCAGGAGGGCTGGACTAGGGTTGCAAGCAGGGTGCTGATCCCTTATACACAGGAGGGCGGGCAGGCACCGTTCCTCACTGGATGCTGCATCTAGGTCCAGGCAGGCAGTGCAGGGACAGGCTGCTGATTGCCCTTGCTTCTTGCTCAAAGTTTCACAGAATTTCTCACTTGCAACCGTTCCTCTAGCATCTGAGGGAGTGGGGGTTTGTTTCCTCTCTAGGCTTGCTGCAGATAATACAAACACAGTCTGCTTCTCTGCATCCAGCGTCCAGATCCTTGTTAGATGCAAATCCCCACAATTATAAATCTGCACACAGCACCAGTTGCGGTAGCATTAGGTTAATCCAGCCTCCAGTGCTTTGCAGTCCTCTGCCCACAAGCCCCATGGGCATCAAGAGCCACGTCGCTAAGTAGCTGTTTTGtctcacacaaagaaaaaaagcttctgcAGCTGAAGCAATCTTTAAGCTTATTTTACTTGCAGAAATTAGGGGATAATAGATGACCTGTTTCCCTGGAAATAAACCTGTCATTTTCTCATCTGCTGCACAAGTGTCTGAGAGCTTGGTGTCCTGTGtatcgtgccccccccccccccgccccacaagAGAAATAGAGCTTAGCagagccccccaaaaaacaccaAGCGTCAGATAATTCAGAGTAAAGAATCTACCCACGTCTCCCTGTCCCTTTTCTGACAGGAGATATATTTACCTCTAAAGCAATAGAGGAGAAGAAGTGGGCAGCTATTCTGCACCCTGCCCTAGAGATGGTATTTAGCTGCACCTCTTGGAGCTGCACAGAAACACCAAGGAGGAGAGCTGCCAGGGTTCACAGCATGCATGGGGCGTCAGATCTCATGCTTCAGCACTTACCAGAGAGCTGAGAGCCTGGCTGCAGCATTAGGGGCTATGTCCGCCAGGGCGAGGCTTCTACAGACACATCCctacaaaaggcatttttatagGCAAGAGAACAACTTAAACACAGGAGGAGCCCCCAGTGCTGAGACAGGAGGCCCAGAGTCACCCTGGCAGGTACAGCAACGAGGGCAAAAGGAAGCAGCaaaaaacacaggaaaggaaagaaaaacaagccagcgaaggagggagggagggctctGGCACAGGACGGGAGGCAGGAGGGTTTAAGCACGTTCAGCCAGGAGCAGTCCAGTCTGGAGAATCAATTACGGGAAGATAATTTGTCTGCTTGATTAAAGCCTCCTTGGGGTATTGGCTTGTtgctggggagagcagcagaAGGTACCTGCTCTGCTCAGAGCACGATCCATGAGTTATTACTGCAGTCCCCGCATAGCAGTCAACAGGAGGGGAGGCTTGACGGGCAGAGACAGACCAGCGCGTTGCTTCTGTCCTTCTGACGGTTCCCCTCACTTATCGCTGTCTGCACTCAGAGCCAAGTCACTCCGAGGGGGACCCCAAGAGCCACTCAAACTTGTCCCCCGTTAAGAAAGCTGCTGTTGCAGACGCAGCAGGAACACCGGCACCTGAATGCTGAGGCCCGGCAGAGGGAGCGGTGCTGGCTCAGACGTGCCCTCCAGTGGTCCCCACTCCCTACTGGGTCCCATCCCCGTAGCAACTGGGGGGAGCGCTAGGGCTTGTTCCTTGTAGCTTTACAATAGGAAGGTCAGAGGAGGCTTTGCACAGACTCAGGCAAGGCTTGGGCTGGGGTGTCCCCATGTTTGTCTCCTTTCTGTGCCGACAccctatccccccccccccgggatctGCCATGGgttgacagcactggggatgaaAATTTCCAGGAGCCACAGGCTGCGTTCACGCAAAACACGCACTGAAGTAATTACAGATTTGCTTATCCTGTATTACCCCACACCCCCAACAGAGTCTCATGCCAGAGGAGGCTTCTGTCTCATCTCTTGTACCCGCCCCTGCTGGATATAGGGGACTATTTCCCTTATGCAGTCAGGTTTACACTCCGGATTCATTTCTCCCTGCTTAATCTGACCAATATGAATGCACGCCTCCACTGTGCATTTGCTGCTTAGTTTTGCTAGAACAACAAGTACTCCGTATCAAACACCCAGATAAAAGATCCAGCACAGCTTAGGGGGTAACGCTGTGCTAGGGGAGACCTAAAACTCTTCCAGCTTTGAGGCCAGTCCCTTATAGATTTTATACAAGTTGAACCCTTTTTTGTGGTAGATTGTGTTACACCACTGCCAGTGGTTGGTGAcaaactataaagaaaaaaaaaaggcacacgTTGTTTTTCCAGGAGAGTTGAAGAAATacagctcccaggcagcctgggctgATACCACGCATCCCTTGGATTAGCAGGAAAAGGGAGGCTAGCCCAGTGCCATCCAGACTGCAGCATGCACAGTTCACAACTCCTACTGCTactgcagcagctgagagagCTGCACCACTGCTAGAAGCAATGTGGTTGATTAATTCTTCACAATCCTGTTTGTGGGGCCCTGATATTGGAGAGATATAAAGTACCATCTTCAAGTGAAGGCCCTTTGGAGAACTCACTTGTGTGCTTTCAGACCAATTATAATTCATCAGTACATCGGTCTCTGCTGTTTTGACAGTACAGACAAGCGCCGCTCCCCTTGCCCCTTCCCGTGATCCACTGAGGAGTACTCTGGGTCATATGAAGTGTAAACATTTAGTAAGTAATACATAAGGCTCTTTTAAACCTTTAGGTCTGAATATAAGTTATTCCATACTGTTATTACCTCTGTACCATGAGAGCTCATTAGCTCAAATGCATATTTGCAGATGCAGCCTCAGCCTTGCACAGTGAATTCCCATGGGAAGCACAGGgacacagagaagcagcctgaacAAAGCGCTGCTAAACCCAGAGCAGGAATTCGTGGGCTTGAGAATTGACAGGGCAGGCCACGAGGTCTTTCCACCTCACGCTCCTACAAGGAAGCGCAGCTACAGGTTTGCCAGTGTTGAACGTGTCCACGAAGGGCTGTTGCCTGCACCGATGCGCATTTATGCACTTGTGTTATCACATGCTCATAGGGGATTATTAAGGACCGAAATTTCCAGGATGCCATGAACTGCATACATAAAGCAAAGCCATAGAGGCAGCGTCACATCCTCTCCACAACTGCAGAAGGGCCTGGCAACACTAGGGCTCGTGGGGACATTCTCACCTGCCACGGGAGCTCCTGCGGTGCTGCAGCCTCCTCCGAGGAAATTGCATGTCCCCATGTACCCATTGCTCTCAGGGACTGGCTGTGCCACAGGTGTGCAGGATGCTACAGAGAGCCAGATAGGAAGAGTGGGGACCTTCAAATTGGTGGTTAATTCTTAACCCACCCTGCTCCTCCCAAGCTCAACAAGGCACTTACAGACCCACTGAGCACACGATTAATGACACTAGTGGGGGTCCTACTAGGGCTCCCATATCATTAAAGCTAGATGTGCCTGAAAGGACAGCGAGACTAATATTTACACTACAGGATTAGGTTCTCATATGTTACACCAACACATATTTCTactcaaatcttaaaacatcccACCGGCTTCTCTAGGCCCACAGCTCTCACTTCTCACAGCACTCTCACAAACCCGCAGTCCATCGTAAAACTCCACATCCCACTCCCTTCGCGTACCCAACAGTCCCATAGCACAGCTTTACCTGCTGTACAGCTTGCCTACCTCCTCCTCACTCCGCTTGCCAGGcagacagcaaaagaaatggCTGAAACCATCTCTCTAGATTTCTTTTAGCACCCTTATGCCCTCCCCGCCTcctcacagctgcagcagatcCCAGATGATCTGCTGACCACAGAGACCCAAATAGGCTGCCACTGGTGCTGCTTACTGACTAAGTGCTGCTTGGGAAGGCTTTTAAAGGGACATGCAGTAAATCCACTCCTGGAGTGCAGTTTGCCTATAGATTGTTTTCCTGATCAAATACCCATTTCTCAGCCTTTTAACGCTGCTGTCCTCTGCGGTAGCCCTGCGGCGCAGTCTGTTTGCAACAGACCTTGGCATTCACCTGGAGAGGTGGCACACACAGTGCAAACCCGGGCACTTGGAAAGTTTGCTTGCCTTGGttgtttttgctttctctgcatgAGTGTCTGTACACGCACATACAGACAAACCCTTTGGAATGTGCTAGTGGAAGACACTTTAGCATCCCATGTTTAGCCAGTTCTGGCAAAGTTTATGTGTAAGTGATGAGAACATACAGGAAAGCCCCAGGACATGGTCTGCCCCGAGGCATGGTGCAAACCTTGTGCTCGTTTCCCCAGTGAGCTCCATTAACCCTTTGCTTAACGTTCTAGCCCGTGTTCTTAATAAGTTCTCCCCTGTCGCAAGTACTTTCTCACTTGGGTGAGAGATGGATGAGAGCGTTCCCCTTaatgatctctctctctccccctttccgTCATTAGCCTGAAGACCAGCCTGCAGAAGAAGGTGAGCCAGGACTCCATGGATTTGTCAGGGATCCCCCTGACCATGCGGGATGTCCACCGCATGGCCTACTACCTGCAGAACAACGGGGACCacctcacctccgtggacctgaGCTTCACCGAGCTGAATGATGACATGGTGCgcctgctgctgcccttcctcTGGGCACTACCCAAGCTCACTCACCTTTCCCTCAATGGCAACCGACTGACACGGGCAACCATGAAGGAGCTGACTGACACCATGAAGGACATGAACAAGTTCCCTTGCCTGGCCTGGGTTGACCTCGGCAACAACGTGGACGTCTCCTCCATGCCGCAGCCATTGCTCGTGGGCCTGCGCAAGCGCCTCAGCCAGCAGACCACGCTGCCTACCATTTATGAGGCGCTCGACTGCGACTCGGAGATCTCCAGCGGGCACGAGGGCAGCCAGccagaggatgaagcagcaggaAGCACCCCGCCACGTGCTTTTTCTCAGCGGGGCTGTGAGAGGTGACTGGACAACAGGCCGGCGCTGGCACACCGAAGCTGCCCCAAGGAGAAGTCTTGAGTACAAACGTCAAGCAGAGGGCCAGCTTTACCGGCTTCCTTTGGCTCTTTTCTCTCGCCTTCCCTGACATCTCCCCCCACTTGCTGTGAGACGAAAGCCTGTTGTCCCCCCACGACGTGCTCCGCTCCCTCCCCTCACTGCCAAACCCATCGCCCACGTTCCAGAGAGGAACCAGTGACTTACAGTGAACCTGGTCCCCAGGCAGGGTCTCACTGGAAGACGGGAAAAGACCTGTCGGAGTCAAGAATATCCTCCAGCAGCCATTGGGTTGAGGGAAAGGGATGGGGGGGAACCTAAAACAGAAACAGGCTTGTAGtttacttcctttcttccttttcctatgCACCTTGGAAACCTTGGGACCTGCAGCCTTGAGTGTGAAAGGAGGTACCCCAAGAGCCTAGCTGCTGTGGAGCTTAGTTGAAGGGCTCAGAGGCCAGAGCTGGAGCCCGGCAGTGTGTCTCCCTCTTGTGTCTGgctccttttgttttgtttttttcctattgtgtGTTTTGTATTAACGTCTGAACAAAGGGACTTGGTCAGAGACCATTGGATCGCATAGGCTGGGGCGGACACATGGCTTGGAACTGCAGCATCAGGATATTTGCTGTGTGACCGGGgtgagagggaggggaaggaggtatGTGTTGGTGGGAGCATGGGGGATGGGATGAGTTGGGATGGGATGGAatgggaggaggggggaggagagggagggggaacaGTCTTGTGGATTAGCAGGATTGGTTTCAAAAACTGTGCTTTTGTACTAAAATTACAAGTTCCAAGtgaaatggaggaaaagcagaCAGCTAAACGCCTAACTGTGGCACTAGAGGAGCAAGCAGTGAACGTGCCAGAGGTGGGCACTTCCCAAAGTAAAGCGCAAAGCTTCGGCTCCTCGTGGCATATTGCGTACCTCGTAATACAGACATGGTGTGAGCAGCTGCATTGCCATTTCCAATGCTGTCCAAAAACCAAACTGCACTGATGCAATATTTCTAGTGTTTTCCACATTGCTCATGCACTATGTAAACATAATAAACAGTTCTCTTGGAAATGCGTGTGAAGCACTACGGAGTCTCAGTGACTGGGTCGTTCCCAAATCGAGCCAGCAGCCCAGACACTGCAAGAATATGGACCAGGAGTCCTTATGCAGTGCCTGCGCAGTGTGGGAGAGGATCAGCAGGTACCATTCACATTGGTGAGAGTGGTTCATTCCTCTAAGGAAAGTGAAATGTGGACGTTCGTCTGTGGTAGGCTGCCGCCCTTTGCGTTGCAAGGTGCTAATACCAATAAACTGATCAGACTTTAGCTGATAAGTCAAGTCCTCTCAATTGTCTGTCCCACAGGAATTCAGAGAGCAGATATGTCTTTTAAAGAGTTAAAAGTTAAAGACACTTTAACTTTAAAGGCATATTAAAACCCCCATATAAATCCTGGCCCTCCTAAATTAACAGTGGTAACTTTGCCCTCCTCTGCTGATTCTCTCTGGGAGTCTCAACGCATATAAGCAACTCTCATACACTAAGCCACAGAAATCCACGTGAAATAGATACATCTTTCATGTTCCTTGCTGATTTTACAAGACATTGCAAGATGAAAATCGTTGATATTTATCAAGTGATTTATCCCCTTTGGACCAAGAGTGTGAGGGCGCTGGAAGGTATCGGTGTCTCTGATCAACCGCTGAAAGCCCCAGATAGATCCAGTCCTGAGGAAGAAAAC
Above is a genomic segment from Harpia harpyja isolate bHarHar1 chromosome 9, bHarHar1 primary haplotype, whole genome shotgun sequence containing:
- the LRRC75B gene encoding leucine-rich repeat-containing protein 75B; protein product: MGSRLSRQSSLEEESTEEPCAGRLEGGRGDFHLSSLLLHPQKLPGVLRKASPAPYVRRVGWLREIQATIREHKREHAVHILRLLRKDLGLEGTFLNEVLYKNATFLNLVDPISHDLLMSLARDLQCPKKEYDPWKSSDRICRQLIYHLTPHSKWHRHGMPRRKSQVCLKTSLQKKVSQDSMDLSGIPLTMRDVHRMAYYLQNNGDHLTSVDLSFTELNDDMVRLLLPFLWALPKLTHLSLNGNRLTRATMKELTDTMKDMNKFPCLAWVDLGNNVDVSSMPQPLLVGLRKRLSQQTTLPTIYEALDCDSEISSGHEGSQPEDEAAGSTPPRAFSQRGCER